Proteins found in one Scardovia inopinata JCM 12537 genomic segment:
- the cas1 gene encoding type II CRISPR-associated endonuclease Cas1 → MQSAWRIIDCTNLDGQLKYVRGRLVVHRFDVDDEYQLSKLPLADIAVILLGLHCNCSAGLLHQCAQNGVCVMVCDWRGVPIAAMHSWATTHTRITSRQRAQVSMTVPRQKNAWGRIVRNKILGQAACLDALSIEGGNTLRGLGNSVRSGDPGNIEGRAAREYWKRIFPREKDFRRLPGQGIGRNAQLDYGYMVLRGFATKAVISAGLNPSLGVNHHSGANYFCLVDDLIEVFRPTVDVKVASLSPAEEIMDKEVKHFLVESVNRQFNGSGFTIPSVLNDFAQQYGLYAEGKLDKLPVPLFKEE, encoded by the coding sequence ATGCAAAGCGCCTGGCGGATTATAGATTGTACCAACTTAGATGGGCAGTTGAAATATGTTCGTGGGCGCTTGGTTGTCCATCGATTCGATGTAGATGATGAATATCAGCTGAGTAAATTACCTCTTGCTGATATTGCAGTTATCCTTTTAGGATTGCATTGTAATTGCTCGGCTGGCTTACTTCACCAATGCGCACAGAATGGTGTTTGCGTTATGGTCTGTGATTGGCGAGGAGTTCCTATTGCAGCTATGCATTCTTGGGCAACGACTCACACCAGGATAACTTCTCGTCAAAGAGCTCAGGTGTCTATGACAGTGCCTAGACAGAAAAATGCTTGGGGAAGGATAGTTCGGAATAAGATACTAGGTCAAGCGGCATGTTTGGATGCCCTTTCTATAGAAGGCGGCAATACTCTACGTGGATTAGGGAATTCTGTCAGATCAGGAGATCCAGGAAATATTGAAGGACGAGCAGCAAGAGAGTATTGGAAACGTATCTTCCCACGCGAGAAAGACTTTCGCAGGCTTCCTGGACAAGGCATAGGAAGGAATGCGCAGCTGGATTATGGGTATATGGTTCTTCGCGGTTTTGCAACTAAAGCGGTAATTTCAGCAGGTTTAAATCCTTCACTTGGTGTTAATCATCATTCGGGTGCAAATTATTTTTGCCTTGTAGATGACCTTATAGAGGTTTTTCGCCCAACAGTAGATGTAAAAGTTGCTAGTCTCAGCCCTGCGGAAGAAATCATGGATAAAGAAGTGAAACATTTCTTAGTGGAGTCAGTGAATCGACAGTTTAATGGTTCAGGATTCACTATTCCAAGTGTCCTGAATGATTTCGCTCAACAATATGGTCTTTATGCGGAAGGGAAATTAGACAAATTACCAGTTCCGCTGTTTAAGGAAGAATAA
- a CDS encoding restriction endonuclease subunit S, giving the protein MTKELQPALRFCGFTDAWEQRKLGDVFEEYSEKNHGDLPPLTVLQGSGTIQRDESSRVLLYKKASLSNYKLVNKGDFILHLRSFEGGLEISKQRGIISPAYHTFHGEGANSKFYYLFFRSYNFINILLKPYIYGIRDGKNIDIDGMKEIMIPYPVIEEQRKIGEFFKTLDDLIAATERKKELLQKKKQAYLQLIFSQHLRFKGFTKPWEQRKLNDIAYKVTEKNNNFSIRETFTNSAELGIVSQLDFFDRNLSNAENIVNYYIVRAKDFVYNPRISAAAPVGPINCNNLEREGIISPLYTVFRTHCIDTNYLEWFFKSSDWHKFMRYYGDSGARSDRFSIKDSLFFEMPIPYPVIEEQRKIGEFFKTLDDLIAATDKKINLLKRRKKAYLQLMFI; this is encoded by the coding sequence ATGACTAAAGAATTACAGCCAGCACTGCGCTTTTGTGGTTTTACTGACGCTTGGGAGCAGCGTAAGTTGGGTGATGTATTTGAAGAATATTCGGAAAAAAACCATGGGGATCTCCCTCCATTGACAGTCCTTCAAGGAAGTGGGACTATTCAGAGAGATGAGTCTAGTAGAGTTTTATTGTACAAAAAGGCGAGTCTCAGCAATTATAAGCTAGTGAACAAAGGGGATTTTATTCTTCACTTGCGTTCTTTTGAAGGTGGTTTAGAGATTTCTAAGCAGCGAGGGATTATTAGTCCTGCATATCATACTTTCCATGGAGAAGGGGCTAATTCAAAATTTTATTATCTTTTCTTTAGATCGTATAATTTTATTAATATTCTATTGAAACCATATATCTATGGAATTCGAGATGGGAAAAATATTGATATAGATGGCATGAAGGAAATTATGATTCCTTATCCGGTAATCGAAGAACAGCGAAAAATCGGTGAGTTTTTCAAGACCCTGGATGATCTTATCGCTGCCACCGAGCGTAAAAAAGAGCTTCTACAAAAGAAAAAACAAGCATACCTACAACTCATTTTTTCTCAACACCTTAGATTCAAAGGTTTCACAAAACCATGGGAGCAGCGCAAACTCAACGATATTGCTTATAAAGTGACTGAGAAAAACAATAATTTTAGTATTCGAGAAACCTTTACAAACTCTGCAGAGTTAGGAATCGTTAGCCAACTTGATTTCTTTGATCGTAATCTTTCAAATGCTGAAAACATTGTAAATTATTATATTGTACGAGCAAAAGATTTTGTTTACAATCCTCGGATTTCTGCTGCTGCACCAGTTGGTCCTATAAACTGTAATAATTTGGAAAGAGAAGGTATTATATCACCGCTTTATACAGTATTCAGAACGCATTGTATTGATACAAATTATCTTGAATGGTTCTTCAAAAGTTCAGACTGGCACAAATTCATGCGTTACTATGGCGATTCTGGTGCTCGTTCTGATCGTTTTTCAATCAAAGATTCGTTATTTTTTGAGATGCCGATCCCTTATCCGGTAATCGAAGAGCAGCGAAAAATTGGTGAGTTTTTCAAGACTCTGGATGATCTTATCGCTGCCACCGATAAGAAGATCAATCTCCTTAAGCGAAGGAAGAAAGCTTATTTACAACTTATGTTTATCTGA
- a CDS encoding restriction endonuclease subunit S: MKTSLFQKLPNVIPTKEFKQTDAWEQRKLGDAMLEKVESVTPLRRNSYALWSVPAYTNSKPELATGDKIQSTKQRILDGDILLCKINPRINRVWVVDTGNLDTSSPIASLEWIIFRTSGKSMDRQFLVDFLSSPKFRNFLLSETIGVTGSQKRVQRNSVKEFMFHLPSLAEQSRIGELFKTLDNLIAATERKKELLQKKKQAYLQLIFSQHLRFKGFTKPWEQRKLGDVGNLYSGYAFPNSEQGGKNGILFLKVSDMNLAGNELEITKAKNYVTNKQIAIYGWKPVIDLPAIIFAKVGAAIMLNRKRICTKPFLLDNNTMAYSPNPMNLDIAYTVSYFHTIDFSSLTRIGAVPSIAGSDIAKLVAPVPCMSEQSRVGELFKTLDELIKANDRKLELLKKKKKAYLQKMFI, encoded by the coding sequence TTGAAAACATCTCTCTTCCAGAAATTACCAAACGTGATACCTACGAAGGAATTTAAGCAAACTGACGCTTGGGAGCAGCGTAAGCTGGGCGATGCAATGCTTGAGAAAGTAGAAAGTGTGACGCCTTTAAGAAGAAACAGTTACGCATTATGGAGTGTCCCGGCTTATACTAATTCTAAACCTGAATTAGCTACTGGAGATAAAATTCAGAGTACGAAGCAGAGAATTCTTGATGGAGATATATTGCTCTGTAAAATTAATCCACGAATCAATAGAGTCTGGGTTGTCGATACAGGTAATCTTGATACTTCTTCTCCTATAGCTTCACTTGAGTGGATAATTTTTAGAACTTCTGGTAAAAGCATGGACCGCCAGTTCCTCGTAGATTTTTTAAGTTCACCAAAATTTAGAAATTTTTTATTATCAGAGACAATAGGTGTCACGGGGAGCCAGAAACGAGTACAACGTAATAGTGTAAAAGAATTTATGTTTCATTTACCGAGTCTTGCTGAACAGTCTCGCATAGGTGAGCTCTTCAAGACCCTGGATAATCTTATCGCTGCCACCGAGCGTAAAAAAGAGCTTCTACAAAAGAAAAAACAAGCATACCTACAACTCATTTTTTCTCAACACCTTAGATTCAAAGGTTTCACAAAACCATGGGAGCAGCGTAAGTTGGGTGATGTGGGAAATTTATATTCCGGCTATGCATTCCCCAATTCTGAGCAGGGTGGGAAGAATGGAATTCTATTTTTAAAAGTGTCAGATATGAACTTGGCTGGTAACGAACTTGAAATTACAAAAGCAAAGAATTATGTTACGAATAAGCAGATTGCAATATATGGGTGGAAACCTGTTATAGACTTGCCAGCAATCATTTTTGCTAAAGTCGGCGCTGCTATTATGTTGAATCGTAAACGTATCTGCACAAAACCTTTTCTGCTTGACAACAATACAATGGCTTATTCGCCTAATCCGATGAATCTGGATATCGCATATACTGTTTCTTATTTTCATACGATTGATTTTTCTTCACTAACCAGAATTGGTGCAGTACCATCAATAGCTGGAAGTGATATTGCTAAATTAGTAGCACCAGTACCTTGTATGAGTGAGCAGTCTCGTGTAGGTGAGCTCTTCAAGACTTTAGATGAACTAATCAAAGCTAATGATAGAAAACTTGAACTCTTAAAAAAGAAAAAGAAAGCATACCTGCAAAAAATGTTCATTTAA
- a CDS encoding type I restriction-modification system subunit M: protein MDNRKTKEQKQEKNNQAGNLSSQLWAMANDLRGKMDASEFRDYILGFIFYRYLSDRQEHYLESSGTVDIEEGESLNDAYTRCSKREGIELYREDLSNELGYAIDPADTWQSLLDKIQNQRIRPEDFQNIFDHFKRNALLNPNSEKDFRDVFDDINLSNSSLGTSTAARAKALAAIVEKINEVDFLDEGGRDILGDVYEYLIEKFAGSSGKKAGEFYTPHEVSKVLAKLVTYAAPDASDESKDVINNEDSTFTIYDPTMGSGSLLLTVQKELTGLDHRSRVHFYGQELNRTTFNLARMNLLMHGVGYQSMFLRNADTLESDWPDGVDAQGINHPLFFDAVVANPPYSQKWDNNATKMKDPRFKEYGKLAPKSAADFAFVEHCLYHMKLTGRMAIVLPHGVLFRGGAEGIIRKALLEKNYLDAVIGLPSNLFYSTGIATVVLVFRKDKTTDNVLFIDASQHFEKRKNQNTLRDEDINLIFQTYKDRKDVDKLAHVASRDEIIHNEYNLNIPRYVDTFEEEEPIDLNEVNQQIADVDKEIERLQTQFESMVADLVETSIDDDENEAKND, encoded by the coding sequence ATGGATAACCGGAAAACAAAAGAACAAAAACAAGAGAAAAATAATCAGGCGGGGAATTTGTCATCCCAACTTTGGGCTATGGCTAATGATCTTCGTGGGAAAATGGATGCGAGCGAATTCCGTGATTATATATTAGGATTTATTTTTTATCGGTATCTTTCTGATAGGCAGGAACATTATCTTGAGAGTTCTGGGACAGTTGATATTGAAGAAGGAGAAAGTCTTAATGATGCCTATACTCGGTGTTCTAAGCGTGAAGGAATAGAACTCTACAGAGAAGATCTATCTAATGAACTTGGCTATGCAATAGACCCTGCTGACACTTGGCAATCCCTTCTGGACAAAATACAAAATCAGAGAATTCGTCCTGAAGACTTCCAGAATATTTTTGATCACTTTAAGAGGAATGCACTTCTTAATCCAAATTCTGAGAAAGATTTTCGCGATGTTTTTGATGACATTAACTTGTCTAACTCATCATTAGGGACTTCAACTGCTGCAAGAGCTAAGGCGCTCGCAGCGATTGTAGAGAAAATTAATGAAGTTGACTTTCTCGATGAAGGCGGTAGAGATATTCTCGGTGATGTCTATGAGTATCTGATTGAGAAATTTGCTGGTTCTAGCGGTAAAAAAGCTGGAGAATTCTATACTCCACATGAAGTATCAAAAGTCCTTGCAAAACTTGTAACTTACGCAGCACCTGACGCAAGTGATGAATCTAAAGATGTCATTAACAATGAAGATTCGACATTTACCATTTATGATCCGACAATGGGCTCAGGGTCCCTGCTGCTTACTGTTCAAAAAGAATTAACAGGCTTGGATCATAGGAGTAGAGTTCATTTTTATGGGCAAGAGCTTAATCGAACTACATTTAATCTAGCCCGAATGAATCTCCTCATGCATGGTGTTGGCTATCAGTCCATGTTCTTGAGGAATGCTGATACTCTTGAATCAGACTGGCCAGATGGTGTTGATGCCCAGGGGATCAATCATCCACTCTTTTTCGATGCAGTTGTAGCGAATCCTCCCTATTCTCAGAAATGGGATAACAATGCAACTAAGATGAAGGATCCACGTTTTAAAGAATATGGGAAACTCGCTCCTAAATCAGCTGCAGATTTTGCATTTGTGGAACATTGCTTGTACCACATGAAACTTACAGGAAGGATGGCAATAGTTCTTCCTCACGGTGTTCTTTTCAGGGGAGGGGCCGAAGGGATAATCCGTAAGGCATTGTTAGAGAAGAATTATCTAGATGCTGTCATTGGCCTACCTAGTAATCTTTTCTATTCGACTGGTATAGCAACAGTTGTACTAGTATTCAGGAAAGATAAAACAACTGATAATGTCCTGTTTATTGATGCTTCCCAACATTTTGAAAAGAGAAAGAATCAGAATACTCTGAGAGACGAAGACATTAATCTGATCTTTCAAACGTATAAAGATAGAAAAGACGTTGATAAGCTTGCGCATGTAGCTAGCCGTGATGAAATTATTCACAATGAGTATAATCTTAACATTCCTCGGTATGTCGATACTTTCGAGGAAGAAGAGCCAATTGACCTTAACGAGGTAAATCAGCAGATCGCTGATGTCGATAAAGAGATAGAACGGCTTCAAACTCAGTTTGAGTCTATGGTTGCAGATCTTGTAGAGACCTCAATAGATGACGATGAGAATGAGGCTAAAAATGACTAA
- the cas2 gene encoding CRISPR-associated endonuclease Cas2 — MKKDEDSGGMWCLVMFDLPVQTKKQRRAATEFRNILLDLGYAMVQYSVYARYTPTQSGNRTTVKVIKRNLPPQGKVRILHISDHQWSSADRYINLKKEKTDETPDLYVLF; from the coding sequence ATGAAAAAAGACGAGGATAGTGGCGGAATGTGGTGTCTTGTAATGTTTGATCTCCCAGTTCAAACAAAAAAACAGCGTCGTGCTGCAACTGAGTTTCGTAATATTCTTCTGGATTTAGGGTATGCAATGGTGCAATATTCCGTTTACGCAAGATATACACCAACTCAATCTGGGAACAGAACCACAGTGAAAGTTATAAAAAGGAATTTACCGCCACAAGGAAAGGTGCGAATTCTTCACATCAGTGATCATCAGTGGTCTAGTGCAGACCGATATATTAATTTAAAGAAGGAAAAAACTGATGAAACCCCAGATCTGTATGTACTTTTTTAA
- a CDS encoding tyrosine-type recombinase/integrase, with protein sequence MYAQQLFSRYFAEWIETYKRGAVTQITLNKYLMTLKQIKLLIPNTKVADLNRIVYQNLLNTYARTHERQTVLDFHHQLKAALSDAIEDGLLRKDPTRKAVIKGKAKQTEKIKFLNQAELKKLLNMLCLDHDHLLDYTILITAKTGLRFAEVLGLTVQDINFKQLVIDVNKTWNYKTKAGGFAPTKNDSSRRKIHIDWQLALQLKEFIDTSDHCEQSDSLLFIQGKRIHNSTVNSRLESLCIEAGIPVITFHGLRHTHASLLLYKGVSIASVAKRLGHANMATTQSTYLHIIQELETQDDSRIMQFLGSL encoded by the coding sequence ATGTACGCTCAACAACTATTCTCTCGTTACTTCGCTGAGTGGATTGAAACATACAAGCGTGGTGCAGTGACTCAAATAACACTTAACAAGTATTTAATGACACTGAAACAGATAAAGTTGCTTATCCCCAACACAAAAGTTGCTGATCTAAATCGTATAGTGTATCAGAATCTTTTAAATACTTACGCACGGACACATGAAAGACAAACAGTATTAGATTTTCATCATCAGCTGAAGGCTGCCTTATCAGATGCTATTGAAGACGGTCTGCTAAGAAAGGATCCAACTAGGAAGGCTGTCATTAAAGGGAAAGCTAAACAAACTGAGAAGATAAAATTTTTAAATCAAGCGGAACTAAAAAAATTACTAAACATGTTGTGCTTAGACCACGATCATTTACTTGATTATACAATTCTTATAACTGCAAAGACAGGCCTACGCTTTGCTGAAGTGCTTGGTTTAACAGTTCAAGATATTAATTTTAAACAGCTCGTTATTGACGTGAATAAAACATGGAATTATAAAACGAAAGCTGGAGGATTTGCACCAACAAAAAACGATTCTTCTCGCCGAAAAATACATATTGACTGGCAACTCGCTTTGCAACTTAAGGAATTTATCGATACGTCAGATCACTGTGAGCAGAGTGATTCTCTCTTATTCATTCAAGGGAAAAGAATACATAACTCAACTGTGAATTCTCGTCTAGAAAGTTTATGCATTGAAGCCGGAATTCCAGTTATCACTTTTCATGGTTTACGACATACACATGCTTCCTTGCTCTTGTATAAAGGGGTCTCAATAGCTTCAGTTGCAAAGAGACTTGGTCATGCGAATATGGCAACAACCCAATCAACATATCTACATATCATCCAAGAACTTGAGACACAAGATGATAGTAGGATCATGCAATTCTTAGGTAGTCTGTAA
- a CDS encoding type I restriction endonuclease subunit R yields the protein MIKTGKLNDRVVSATVKNSDKSMTSFRSEEEFEDALIEYLQNIGGTKQWKYEPHIKTEEQLWANFKAILERNNQGKLGKNPHLSPSEFEQVKREILRECRTPYSAGRWIYGINGITQVEITRDSEDNSRTAQDDSETAHKVQDHVYLDVFDQANVGAGNTVYQIVNQIQREPVHARNKKRRFDTTLLINGLPMIHIEEKWDKHDALEGLYQIQQYIDEGVFTGIYSTTQILVGLTPHESRYMANTDSEHFNTDFAFRWQRKEDSKPVWDWREFCDKMLSIPMAHRMATQYMILDGEKERQKLIVMRPYQVYATEKVIEQLRKHVFGTDPQEVGYIWHTTGSGKTISSFKTAWLASRLPNVNKVIFVVDRKALTKQTYDNYHAYDPDATDEGLGIVADTTNTRDLYKKLRSTSSNHNIIVTSIQKLGELASRKRFQPFQKNVVFIVDEAHRSTNGETVELVKKKFPLSAWVGYTGTPVFKGDLTYQVFGNLLHAYTIREAIQDKNVLGFQVDFEHTLSDEEVHEQLLPQLLAEKYPDKAEDEEWIDNKIASLSAEESEELVDSRVYDSNPQHVHAVVENIVKNWKNRSVEGKYGAILTTHVGGNGVSAPMALQYYDEFQKANENLRQVNQKPLNVAVTFSWTTDNSETQLAKNQGLRRAIEDYNHTFGQSFGPETVNEYFDDVMDRLKGEQEKGEKLDIVIVIDQLLTGYDAPKVNTLYVDRLLSGANLIQAYSRTNRIDDNLKKQYGHIVNFRYPRTSKVLMDEAIRVYANRDSAAVQSGLLPEDDGIIAKNFSDVLEETHKIAEQLRELSEDFTLAAPPSEAKQQEAVNLVSDYNSKIAALKQYTEYDYDNPEELFSKVGVTKDEHEHIVTVMRNELMRLAKNNTQSHKLDVASLNFEVEHVSDVSVNYDYIDELLAQVINEAHENFPGIDETYSNLIRATDRMDNRQDAERINATAKAAMDGTLKLSEEQYPVTAQDTHGIIEAHRNRTKREAALQFRQKWGLVDVEMASQLLSKILEKHVAGRDDIGMFEEGSDLLNKATNAQYYKTDATDPKIRTLSGVKYKDLLRIAIKDFAEDIAQNYS from the coding sequence ATGATTAAAACTGGAAAACTCAATGATCGAGTCGTATCGGCAACTGTGAAGAATTCTGATAAAAGTATGACTTCATTTAGAAGCGAAGAAGAGTTTGAAGATGCGTTAATCGAGTACCTTCAAAATATAGGTGGTACAAAGCAGTGGAAATATGAGCCACATATTAAGACTGAAGAACAGTTATGGGCTAATTTCAAAGCTATCTTGGAGAGAAATAATCAAGGTAAGCTCGGTAAAAATCCGCACCTAAGTCCATCAGAATTCGAGCAGGTAAAGAGAGAAATCCTCCGTGAATGCAGAACTCCATATTCTGCAGGACGCTGGATATATGGAATTAACGGAATCACACAAGTTGAAATTACCAGAGATTCTGAGGACAACAGTCGCACTGCTCAAGATGATAGTGAAACTGCTCACAAGGTACAGGACCATGTTTATCTTGATGTTTTTGATCAGGCAAATGTTGGTGCAGGGAACACCGTTTACCAGATTGTTAATCAAATTCAACGTGAACCTGTACACGCTCGGAATAAAAAGCGCCGTTTTGATACTACTCTTCTGATTAATGGTTTGCCCATGATTCATATTGAAGAAAAGTGGGATAAACATGATGCGCTGGAAGGACTGTATCAAATTCAGCAATATATTGATGAGGGAGTTTTTACAGGTATTTATTCGACAACCCAAATTCTGGTTGGATTGACTCCTCATGAATCACGGTATATGGCTAATACGGATTCTGAACATTTCAATACGGATTTTGCTTTTCGTTGGCAAAGAAAAGAAGATAGCAAGCCGGTATGGGACTGGAGAGAGTTTTGCGACAAAATGCTTTCCATCCCAATGGCTCATAGAATGGCCACACAGTATATGATTCTTGACGGTGAAAAAGAGCGTCAAAAATTAATTGTCATGAGACCTTATCAAGTTTATGCAACTGAGAAGGTTATAGAACAATTGCGAAAGCATGTGTTTGGGACTGATCCTCAAGAAGTTGGATATATTTGGCATACTACAGGATCAGGCAAGACAATCAGCAGTTTTAAGACCGCTTGGTTGGCATCTAGACTACCGAACGTTAACAAGGTGATTTTTGTTGTAGATCGTAAAGCATTGACAAAACAGACCTACGATAACTATCATGCTTACGATCCAGATGCTACTGATGAGGGTCTGGGAATTGTAGCAGATACTACGAATACGCGGGACTTATACAAAAAACTAAGAAGTACAAGCAGCAACCATAATATTATTGTCACATCCATACAGAAGCTTGGCGAGTTAGCCAGTAGAAAGAGATTCCAACCTTTCCAAAAAAACGTAGTTTTCATTGTTGATGAAGCGCATCGTTCGACTAATGGGGAAACAGTTGAACTGGTCAAGAAGAAGTTCCCTCTCTCTGCTTGGGTTGGTTATACAGGAACGCCGGTTTTCAAAGGTGATTTAACCTATCAAGTTTTTGGTAATTTGTTACACGCTTACACGATTCGGGAAGCAATACAAGATAAGAATGTTCTTGGTTTCCAAGTGGATTTTGAGCACACTTTAAGTGACGAAGAGGTACACGAGCAACTTCTCCCACAATTGTTAGCTGAAAAATATCCAGATAAAGCAGAAGACGAAGAGTGGATAGATAACAAAATAGCATCTTTGAGTGCAGAAGAATCTGAAGAATTGGTTGATTCAAGAGTTTATGACTCTAATCCTCAGCATGTTCATGCTGTGGTAGAAAACATTGTGAAGAACTGGAAGAACCGTTCTGTTGAAGGCAAATACGGTGCAATTTTGACTACTCATGTTGGAGGCAATGGAGTTTCTGCTCCGATGGCTCTACAGTATTACGATGAATTCCAAAAAGCCAACGAAAACCTGAGACAGGTGAATCAGAAGCCTTTAAATGTTGCTGTCACTTTTTCATGGACCACTGATAATAGTGAAACACAGCTTGCGAAGAATCAGGGGTTGCGTCGTGCTATTGAAGATTATAATCATACTTTTGGTCAATCTTTCGGACCGGAAACAGTAAATGAATACTTTGATGATGTCATGGATAGGCTTAAAGGAGAGCAAGAGAAGGGCGAAAAGCTTGACATTGTTATTGTTATTGATCAATTGCTGACTGGATATGATGCTCCGAAAGTTAACACCCTTTACGTTGATAGATTGTTGAGCGGGGCGAACCTCATCCAGGCTTACTCGCGAACAAATCGAATCGATGACAATCTGAAGAAACAATACGGGCATATTGTCAATTTCCGATACCCGCGTACTTCAAAAGTTCTCATGGATGAAGCCATAAGAGTTTATGCGAATCGTGATTCAGCCGCTGTACAAAGTGGGTTGTTGCCAGAGGACGATGGGATTATTGCTAAGAATTTCTCTGATGTTCTGGAAGAAACGCATAAGATTGCTGAGCAGCTGCGTGAATTATCTGAAGATTTTACCCTTGCTGCACCTCCAAGCGAAGCCAAGCAACAGGAGGCAGTTAACTTAGTTTCTGACTATAATTCTAAAATTGCTGCTTTGAAGCAGTATACTGAATATGATTACGATAATCCTGAGGAGTTATTTTCTAAGGTTGGAGTTACCAAAGATGAGCATGAGCATATTGTTACCGTAATGCGCAACGAGCTCATGAGGTTGGCAAAGAATAATACACAGAGTCACAAACTTGATGTTGCAAGTCTGAACTTCGAGGTGGAACACGTCTCCGATGTAAGCGTTAACTATGACTATATTGATGAACTGTTGGCGCAGGTTATCAATGAGGCACATGAAAACTTCCCTGGCATTGATGAAACCTATTCAAATCTTATTCGGGCAACAGACCGGATGGATAATAGACAGGATGCTGAGCGTATTAATGCAACTGCAAAGGCTGCGATGGATGGTACTTTGAAACTTTCAGAAGAACAATACCCAGTCACAGCACAAGACACCCATGGAATTATAGAAGCACATCGTAATCGGACAAAACGAGAAGCAGCACTGCAGTTCAGGCAGAAATGGGGACTTGTAGATGTGGAAATGGCTTCCCAGCTTCTTAGTAAAATTTTAGAAAAGCATGTTGCTGGTAGAGATGATATTGGCATGTTCGAAGAGGGCAGTGATCTACTGAATAAAGCAACAAACGCTCAATATTATAAGACAGATGCAACTGATCCAAAAATTCGTACACTCAGTGGTGTGAAATACAAGGATTTACTTAGGATAGCTATTAAAGATTTTGCTGAAGATATAGCACAAAATTATTCGTGA
- a CDS encoding ABC transporter substrate-binding protein — protein sequence MKTFKKFVAVGVTIAMSFGALAACGASNQSEVRRDSTGAVVIKFGINVANPQKQEPATYAIVNAFNKKNKGKYKVKFEAADTETHNKNMKLEASDGSLPEVFWVEGSQVTDFLKADVLLNLKDFLAENPSIKKGLSGAEKAFQTNDVQYGLPYQSNVQGFFYNKEIFDKAGVHYPTNSTTYDEFLRIVSKLKNYGVTPITIGSKNSSYAMWEFNLWLSRYGWQENIPSILKGKKKFNNPSFRNAFTKIEKLHQASAFPSNVSTMEYFDAKQQFEDGKAAMFGSGQWDNSEFDKKFGSHIGFWWGPTFTDSHYSQKVGMRVPSAPIAVNSSISDNAEVKKATYAFLKFYYSKEAAKISYENSVFPGTNYPGLSPRKNQYTMTEMVKALSDRSYTYPEAAPDLTVSTAVQQALYDSIFGVIQGTYTPDQALKKIDEAQKNNN from the coding sequence GTGAAAACTTTTAAAAAGTTTGTCGCAGTTGGAGTGACTATCGCCATGAGTTTTGGCGCTCTTGCTGCTTGTGGAGCTTCTAACCAGAGTGAGGTAAGAAGAGATTCTACAGGAGCAGTTGTCATAAAGTTTGGTATCAATGTGGCAAATCCCCAAAAACAGGAACCTGCAACTTACGCAATTGTTAATGCTTTTAATAAGAAAAACAAAGGTAAGTATAAGGTAAAGTTTGAAGCTGCTGACACTGAAACCCATAATAAGAACATGAAGCTTGAGGCATCTGATGGATCATTGCCTGAAGTTTTTTGGGTAGAAGGAAGTCAGGTCACTGATTTTCTTAAGGCAGACGTACTCCTCAATCTGAAAGATTTTTTGGCAGAGAATCCTTCCATTAAAAAGGGACTCTCCGGCGCGGAGAAAGCATTCCAAACGAATGATGTTCAATATGGTTTGCCGTATCAAAGCAATGTGCAAGGATTCTTCTATAACAAGGAAATCTTTGACAAAGCAGGGGTTCACTATCCAACTAACTCAACCACCTACGACGAATTTTTGCGCATAGTTTCAAAGCTGAAGAATTATGGGGTCACTCCAATCACGATTGGGAGTAAGAACAGCTCATATGCCATGTGGGAATTTAACTTGTGGCTCTCTCGTTACGGATGGCAGGAGAATATTCCATCCATCTTAAAGGGAAAGAAGAAGTTTAATAATCCCAGCTTCAGGAATGCTTTTACGAAAATTGAAAAGCTTCATCAGGCATCGGCTTTTCCCAGTAATGTTTCTACGATGGAATATTTTGATGCCAAACAGCAGTTCGAAGATGGCAAAGCCGCAATGTTTGGCTCAGGTCAATGGGATAATAGCGAATTTGACAAGAAATTCGGCTCCCACATCGGCTTTTGGTGGGGCCCGACTTTTACTGATTCTCACTATAGCCAAAAAGTCGGTATGCGAGTTCCTTCTGCGCCAATAGCTGTAAATTCTTCAATCTCCGATAATGCTGAAGTAAAGAAAGCCACATACGCTTTCTTGAAGTTTTATTACAGCAAGGAGGCTGCAAAGATCTCGTATGAGAATTCAGTCTTTCCTGGCACAAATTATCCGGGGCTGTCTCCTCGTAAAAATCAGTATACGATGACAGAGATGGTCAAAGCTCTGAGCGATAGAAGTTATACATATCCAGAAGCTGCCCCTGATCTAACTGTTTCTACTGCGGTTCAGCAGGCTCTGTACGATTCTATTTTTGGGGTTATTCAGGGAACATATACCCCTGATCAGGCTCTGAAAAAAATAGATGAGGCACAAAAGAACAACAATTAA